GCAGCCATGGGCATGCCTGCCCGATGGCCTTCTTGCTTCGTGAGAGACACCATTATGGAGCAGGCGCATCGGGCGACCAGATCAAGGTCAAAGAGATGAACCTGCCCTGCTGCCCGGTCCGTCAGATCGGCTTGAGAACGGCGAAAGGAAAGGGCGAGAGTGTCCTGCTCAAAGCCTGCCCCTTATTCCCGGTCTCGACGATCTCGTCTGTTAGGATGTTACGCCAATGTCCCTCCGGCAGAGCTGCGCTGGTGCCTTCCCAGAGCACGCCGTCGAAACGAAGGCTGTCCGTGCCGGTCAACCGATCCCAGAGACGCGGGACAATCACGGCAACCCTGTCCGTCCCATGCCGCCTCTGGAAGGCGATCAGATGAGACGCTCGTTCGCCTTCGACCGGTAGGAGAGAGTAATCGCCATTGCCATAGAGGGCAGGGGCCTCGCGGCGCTCCTGCAGAAGGCGCCTGAGAACATGCTGTTTGATGTGGCCGTCCCGCCATCGTGTCAGGAGAGCATTCGGAGGAGCCGCATCATCGAGAGCTTTCGCTCGACTGGCGTAATCCACAGGGCGCCGGTTATCGGGGTCGACAAGGGAAAAATCCCAGAACTCCGTACCCTGGTAAATGTCGGGTACGCCCGGCAGCGTCATCTTCAGAATGGTCCGGGACAGTCCGTTGAGCATGCCGAGCATGGAGAGGCGCTGTGCAAGGGGGCGAAGGCGGGCGAGAATGGCGTTCTTTGGGTCGAGCACCACCCGCAGAAGGGTATGCGCGGCCTCCTCGTAGGGTTCGTTCGGGGCGACCCAATTGGTCTGGCGCTTGGCTTCGCGAAGCGCTTTCGTGACATAGCCCTGCATCCGCTCCTGAAATGAGCTGAGGTGAGCATTATCGTCCTGGTCCAGAAGCTCGAGCGGCCATGCGCCGAGGAGAGCCTGAAGCAGAATGACCTGATCGTTGGCGTCCGGCGCCGGCGCTCCGTTCACGTCCGAGAGATAGGCGGCGATGAGATCGCGCCACAATCTGAGGGTGCGCTCCCATTCTTCCGGCATCTCGGAGAGCGCGATCAATCGTGCCCGGGCATCCTCGCCCCGCTTCGTGTCGTGGGTGGCGGTTCCGACCATGGAGTGCGGCCAATTCAGCGCTCTGTCGGCATTCGCCTCGTGGAATGCCCTCGGGGTGATGCCGAAATGTCCGGGATCGCCGCCGACCTCGTTCAGGGCGATCAGCCGGCCGTAGCGGTAGAACAGCGTGTCCTCCAGGCTCTTGGCCATGACAGGGCCGGTCAATTGCTGGAAGCGTCGGCGGAAGCGGTACATGTCTTCAGGATTTGCCGCTTTCGCTTCGCCAAGGAGGAAGGCCCCTATGACATGATGCACGCTCCGATCGGGCAGCACGCTGGATCGTTGGGCTGCCGCGACGGTGTTCTCGATCAGCCGAACATCGGCAGGTGCCGGTTCGCCCTCCTTGAGATAGCTCCGATAGACCGGAAACGCGGCGATGATCTCGACCAGGGCTTGGCGCAGCGCATGAACCGTGTAATCACGCGTGCGGCGGCTGGAATCGGCAATCCCCTTGATGTCCGAAACCAGGGCTTCGAGCTCGCTTGCGAAATTCGTCCGCGTGATGGCGAGTTTCGCCTGTTTCAGCATCTCGTCGTAGTCCTCCGAGAGGCCCGAGGCCTCCCGGTAGATGCGTTCGAAAGCCTCGCCCGACCGGTGATCGACGAGGACGCCGTCGATCAGATTGAGCACATCGTATCCGGACGTTCCGGCGACGGGCCAGGGGCGGAGCTTTTCGCCGGGTTCGAGAATCTTCTCGACGACCACATAGAAGCCCGGGCCGACCTTGCCCTGCAGGGTATGGGCATAGCCCTCCGGATCCGCAAGGCCGTCGATATGATCGATCCTCAGGCCGTGAACACGATCCTCGTTCACGAGACGGATGACGAGATCATGGGTGCGCTCGAAGACGTCGGGAGTTTCGACACGCACGCCCGCAAGACTGTTGATGTCGAAGAAGCGCCGGTAATTGATGTCGCTCGACGCAACCTGCCAATAAGCCAAGCGATAGGCCTGGGCTTCGAGCAGGCGATGAAGCGAATTGAAGCTCTCAGGAACATCCTTCGTGCCATTGATGGTCGTCACGGCATGATCGATGGCTTTCCGGATTGCCGGCTGGCTGGCTGAAATCGCCGCCACGCGTCCCTTCAGCCGCTCGGCTTCCTCCATCAGGCGAGAAGCCCGTTCCGACGAGGGCGCCTCTCCCATGGCACGCATCTGTTCCGTCAGGGTGAGGAGCTCGCGAGCCTCCGCGCCGTTGCCGAATGCCGCCAAGGCTAGGTCGAGGATCATGGGATAGGTGATCGGACAGATCGGGAGACGATGCTCCCAGTGCCAGACACTGAAACTTCCCTTCTCCGCATCGAATTTCAGTTGAATGTGCCCGTTCTCCAAGGCCTCGCCATAAAGGCTGCCGAGAACAGGAACGATGAGCTTGCCTTTCGCTGCCGGGCGCTCCCAGTCGATGTCGAACGTGCTCGCGAACGGCGACAGACGTCCCCATTCCAGCACGGAGAGCCACGACTCGTTCGCATCGCCGCCGACACCCATATGGTTGGGGACGATATCGAGCAGAAGCTTCAGGCCGTGAGCGGTCAAGGCGTTCGACAACCGACGCAATCCTTCCTCGCCGCCGAGCTCCGGATTGATCGTGGAATGGTCTACGATATCGTAGCCGTGGGTCGAGCCGGAACTCGCCGTCTGGATGGGAGACGAATAGACGTGGCTGATGCCGAGTTTCGCCAGGTACGGCACGATCTCGACCGCGTCGTCGAAGGTGAAGTCCTTATGAAATTGCAGACGGTAGGTGGCCCGGGGCGCAGGTGAGGCGAGGCCGCTTCCGGGGCCTTGTGCACTTCGTCCTTCTTCCGCCAGGGCAACGGACAGCTTCGCCAGCTGACCGCCGGGGGCCGTGATGGACCGGATGGTGTTGGAAAGGCGCCTGCGCCAGTTCGGATGGCCTGCCTCCCTGCCTGGCATGTTGGGTTGGTTCAACTCACCGGATGCGTCTTCGATCTGCAGGGCCGTGAGAGCGCAAGCCGTTCGGGCGAGATAACGCACCGCCTTCTCCAGGGGCGGCTGGGTCGGTGCGTCGGGCGTGGAAAGCAGGTCCTCCTCGGCGAGAGCTTTCGCGAAGTTCCGCTTGTCGGCATCCCGCATCTTGTGCTCCTTGGCTGCAGTCTGCGGGTCGAAGATGCCGAGCGTCTGCCGGAGATCGATATCGAGACCCTGCCACCATCCTCTGAATGTCGGAAGGTCGTGGGTCGTGAGCACGGAGAGTGCGGAGCGAGGATACTCGCTTGGCCTTTTGAAAGCGGATCCCTCGCGCTCGAATGGCAGAACACGGTAGCTGAACACGCCGGATGCCATGATCGCATCCGAGAAGCCCTCCGGCGCGGTCCCGAGATCCTCTGCTATGACAAGGCACTTGGCACGATGGCTTTCAACCCGCAGAACTGCGAGCATCGCCTCGAACGGATAGTCGACATAGGCTCCTTGCGACGCCGACGCACCTGCGGGAATGAGGAAAAGGCGCTGCAGCTGAAAGGCATGGTCGATCCGGATCGCACCGGCATGCCGCATGTTCGCGGCGACCAGATCGCGGAAGGCCGCCAGGCCTTGCTCTTCGAGGGTCAGCGGGTTGAAGGGCGGCAGGCCCCAGTTCTGACCCTGAGGACCCAGCGGATCCGGAGGTGCGCCGATGGAAAGTCCGGAGGCAAAGCGCTCAGGGGCTGCCCAGATTTCCGATCCGCCTCCATCGGCTCCGACGGCGAGATCGCGGTAGAGGCCAATGGCCAGGCCGGCTGCTCGGGCTCGCTTCGCGGCATCGGCCAACTGGCGATCCGCAAGCCATTGCAGCCAGACGTGAAAGGCGATGCTCTCCTTGTGTTCCGAGCGAAACCGTTCGACCTCCGCAGCGCGCACATCCCGATAGGTCTCCGGCCAATCGCCGACCCATGCACATCCCTGCTCGCGCAGACGTTCCGAGATCGCCTCGAACGTGGCATGTGCCTCGAGCGCCTGTCCGCCGTCCCGGCGGAAGACTTCGAAGGCTGCCTGGTCGCCACTCTGTCTGAAATGCAGCCACAAGGCATCGAGGACGGAACGCTTGATGGACCATGCATCGCCATAATCGATGAGCAGGGCCTCACGCAGGCGCGACAACTGCTCCTGGACGGAAGGGCTGTCGAAAATCCGCCGGGCCTCACTCTCGACAAAGCCTTCGACGGCAGTCGGATCGATATAGAGGGCCTCCAGGAACAATCGCGAGGATGGCGAATAGGGAGAGATCTTCGTGCGATCCGTGGAGAAAAGAGCGTGGACAGGGCTGAGGCCCAGAAAGGATGCGCCCCAGGGACCAAGGTTCTCCGCCAGAAGGGCCACGTCGGAGTATCCGCCCACGCCAAAGTCATGATCGGAACGCAGGGAGTAGATCTGCGCCACGGCTCCCCAAAGGCGCTTGTCATCCTTGATGGCCTCAGGCTGCCAGCAACGGTCGGGCGATGCGATCAGGGTCGCTTCGAACTCGCCGAGCTGAAGGCGGTGGTAGCCCATGGGCAGACCCGGAAGCTTGAGCGTTGAATCTCCTTGAGCGATCTTCCCCTGATGGATCGTCCCGCCTTCCTCGATGAGTGTCCACCGGACCTGATCGGTCTTGGCGCGCAATTCGATCCGGAGCGGGCAATCGGAAGAAACCGGAATGATGGCCGGAAGAGGCGCGCCTTTCAGACGTTCCAACCTCGCAAGACTGTCCTGCGCCTCCTTTTCCGTCGCAACATGAAGCCCAAGGGCTTCCAGAATGGCGTTTCGGGTTTCCGGGCTGGTCTCGATACGTCGCCCGAATGCATCCGTATAGTCCGGCGAAAGGCCGATCAGTTCGGCCATGCGCCTGAGGACGGCATCGCGATTGCTCATGCGGATGCCTCTTTCACGATGATGCCCCTCCATGGTGCGAGTTGAATGATCCCGGAGATTGTCGCGGTATCCGCGTTCGACCATAGGATGCGAGCATCGTGTCCGATGTCGACGTCAACGGGACGCTCTCCGAAGTTCGCCCAAACCCGCAGGATCCCGGTTTCGAACGTCCAGGCAAGTTCGAGGACGTTGTCCTGCGAGACGAGATGACGCGAACCTCGGAATTCACTCTTGATCATCGGCAGGATCTCGTCCCTTCGGAGTTTGAGCAGGTGCTCCGTTTCCAGCAGGGCTTCGCGGTGCGGGGGGCGATCCTTCTCTGCCCAGTCGATCTTGGATCGCGCGAATGTCGCCTCATTTGTCGGGTCAGGGATGCGCTGTGCGGTATCGGGATCGGCGAAAGCCTTGAAGTGCTTGAACTCTCCTCGGCGGCCATCGCGCACGGCCTTGGCAAGTTCAGGCTCGGCCTCGAAGTCGACGAAGAACTGGAACGGCGATGAGGCGGACCACTCCTCCCCCATGAAGAGGAGAGGGATATGAGGCGAAAGCAGGAAAATGGCCTGGGCCAGCTTGATCCGGTCGGGCGCAATGAGATGCGCGAGGCGCTCCCCGAACGCCCTGTTGCCAATCTGATCGTGGTTCTGGAGGAAGGATACGAACGCGGTCGGCGGCAGGTGCGCGGACGGCTCTCCACGTACCACGCCGGGCCGGTGCGTCGATGGTTCGCCTTGATAGGCGAAGCCTTCGGCAAGCGCGCGGCCGAGGCGCTTCAAGGGTTGGTCCGCGTAATCCTCGTAGTACCCTTCGGTCTCGCCGGTCAGCAGAGCATGCCAGGAATTATGGGTGTCGTCGGCCCATTGCGCCGAGTAGAGGCGAGGCCGCCGATCGGATCCGCGAGAAAGCCAGCTTGCCTGATTGGCTTCGTTTTCGAGGACGAGATGGATCTCACGCTCGGGAAAGGTTTGACGGATACGTGTTGCAAGCTCTTCGAGAAAATGCGGCGTGCTCTCATCGACGATGGCGTGAACGGCATCGAACCGCAGACCGTCAAAGTGATATTCCTCCAGCCAATAGAGGGCATTGTGAATGAAGAATTCACGCACGACGCGACTTCCATCGCCATCCACGTTGATGCCGGCTCCCCATGGAGTCGGATGCCTGTCGGTGAAAAAGGATTCCGCATAGGCATGGAGATAGTTACCGGACGGGCCGAAATGGTTGTAGACCACATCGAGGAACATCATCAGGCCGAGTCCATGCGCATGATCGACCAGCCGCTTCAGATCATCGGGGCTGCCATAGGCGGAGTCCGGAGCATAGGGTAGCACGCCATCGTATCCCCAGTTTCGGCGTCCGGGAAATTCCGCAATCGGCATCAGCTCTACCGCCGTAACGCCGAGGTGTCGCAGAAACTCGAGCTTGTTCATCAAGCCGGCAAAGGTTCCTTCCGGGCTCGCCGTGCCCACATGCACCTCATAGAGGACGGTTTCCTCCCATGGGCGCCCTTTCCAGGATGAATCCGACCAACGATAGGAACGTGGGTCCACGACGAGACTCAGGCCGTGGACGTCGTCCGGCTGGAAGCGGGATGCAGGGTCCGGCACGATGAGATTGCCGTCGATTTTATAACCGTAGCGGCTGCCGCTCCGGGCCCTGTTCGACGTAAGGCGGTACCAGCCATCGCCCGATGGCCCGATGAGGTGGTCTTCACCGTCCAGCACCAGCATTACCTCATGGGCCGTGGGAGCCCAGAATGCAAAGCGTATGCCGCCGTCCACGTTCTCGGCCCCGAAAGGCATCTGATGAACTCGCCGCATGGGATCTCCGAAGGTTTGGGCACTTGCGAACGAGCTTCGCTGTGCAATGTTCCCAGGTACTGCAAAATTTACTGCCGAGCTTGTGATCTGCTGCCGCCGCTCCGGCCCTCGACGGGAGAGCGCTCAAGCGCATCGTGCGAAAAAGTGGCTCCGGTTTTTCGCCAGAACGATGCGCTCATCTAAGAAGGGAGCATCGTGCGAAAAAGTGGTTCCGGTTTTTCGCCGGAACGATGCGCTCATCTAAGAAGGGAGCATCGTGCGAGAAAGTGGCCCCGGATTTCGCCAGAACGATGCGCTCGTCCCAAAAAGGGAGCATCGGATTGAGTCCTCAAAAGTGCAAAACCACTTCCCGCGTCCGATGCTCTAGGCCGAGTATGCTTCGGGCGGTTCGGAGTAGTTAAAAATAGCCAGGAATTTTTACGGAACTTTCCGTCGGGCGCCGCGTTAGAAGGCCGACCTGCTTTTGGCGCGGGAGGTCACTGGGGAACGCGCCTTCGTGACGATATGTTGGAAACACTACACTCGGAAGCTGATGCAGCTTTCGCGACGACGGCGCGTGTCGGTCTGCATCATGATCATCGGCCTTCAGTTTCATTAACCCGCAGGCAGTCAATTCTTTTCGTAACATCCGAGATTGCCGATTACATCAAGGCAGGAGGGCTCGGGGAAGTATCGGCAGCTCTGCCCAGGGCGCTGAGGTCGCACTATGATGTTCGTATCCTGATCCCGGGCTATCGGCAGGTCCTCTCTCAGATCGGCGCAATCGAGGAGATCGCGCAGCTTCCCTCTTCATTCGGGATTCCGGCCTGCGGGCTTGGCAGGGGCATGACGAAGGACGGGCTGACGGTTTACGTCCTCCTGTGCCCCGAGCTGTATGACAGGGACGGTTCGCCTTATGTCGATTCGTTCGGCATGGATTGGAGCGACAATGACATTCGCTTCGCACGCCTTGGTTTAGCCGCTGCCGATATTGCTTGCGGCAAGGGAGACCCTCTGTGGTGTGCGGATCTGCTGCACCTCAACGATTGGCCGTCAGGCCTTGCCGCCGCCTATCTCACGTGGCGCGGACAGCATATCCCGACCATTCTGACGATCCATAACCTGGCTTACCAGGGAATTTTCGCGCGCGATCGTTTGTCGAGCCTCGGTATCCCCGACGCCGCTTTTCACATCAACGGCGTCGAATTCCACGGCAAGATGTCTTTTCTGAAGGCGGGAATTTTCTATGCATCGCACATCACGACCGTGAGCTCGACTTATGCAAAGGAGATTACGCAGCCCGAACATGGCTGCGGGCTCGATGGCCTCCTAAGAACCCGTGCGCGGCAAGGACGCCTTGACGGCATCATCAACGGAATCGATCAAAGCTGGGATCCGAGCAAGGATCCCAATCTGGTCAGCCGCTTCTCCGCTGAAAATTGCAGAGGAAAGCGCGCCAACGCCAACAACGTGCGCAAGAGCTTCGGTCTTGCCCTTTCTCAGGGGCCGCTCTTTGCGGTCGTGTCGCGGCTTGTCCATCAAAAGGGAGTCGATCTCGCCATTTCTGCCGCCGAAACGATCGTGTCCCAGGGTGGACAGATTGCCGTCATCGGGCAGGGAGAGCCTCGATTTGAAACCGAGCTTCGCGCTCTTGCGCAGCGGCATCCGGGATCGGTCGGCGTGAAGATCGGATATGATGAGAGGGATGCGCGCCGCATGTATGCGGGCAGCGACTTTCTTCTGATGCCCTCTCGCTTCGAACCGTGCGGCTTGAGCCAGATGTACGCACAGCGCTTTGGATCGCTGCCGATTGCCCATAAGACGGGCGGTCTCGCCGATACCATTGAGGATGGAGTCAACGGCTTCCTCTTCGGCGAACCATGCCTCTTCCGCTTCATGGATGCGATCAAGCGGGGACTTGAGACATTTCGGTCCCGTCCGCGACTGACGGCGATGCGGCGAGCCGCGATGAACAGACCGCATGGATGGGATCGCTCTGCGTCCAAGTATAAGGAAGTCTACGAGCGAGCGTGCCGAACGGCGGCTTACGCATAAGCCCCGATGATCTCCGGTCGGATGAGGCGAGTGAGGCAGGCGCCTGCTCGCCTTGGCGATGAGCCTCCCTTCCGTATTCTGAAGCAGGGCGATAGGCGCACAGAACCCGAGAGTGATATGGTATAAAATTAAAGTCGATAAAACTGCGGCACGTTGTCGGTTTGTCCATTGGGAGTTGTATTTCCTCCTATCATTTCTTATGCGAGCCTCTGTCGGAAGAGGAAAGACAATGGGCACGCCTCCGCGCATAGGCTTAATCGTCGATGAGGACGCATGCTATCGCATGGCCATGGGGGCCGTTCTCGAAAGCCAGTTCAACTATTCGCGGTTCATCGAGGTCGATTCTCTGGATGCGGCTTTGGACCGGCTCGGGGAATGCGCGAACATTGCTCTGGCTTTGTTCGATCTTTCCGCACCGGGGGTTAGAACGCCCTCCAACCTGCGTACGGTTCGTGAGTGTTTCCCGCAGACACGGGTCGCCGTCGTCTCCGCGTCCGACAATCGGCACAATATTCTTCTGGCACTTGAGGCCGGCGTGCACGGCTATCTGGTGAAGACGATGGGTGCCGCCGATATGGCGAACGCCCTTAAGATCATTCTGGATGGGGGCATTTACGTTCCGGCCAGTTTGGCTGACGTCTCGTCATTGCGTGACGAATTCCCGAACGACGATCCGGAGCAAAAAGCCGCCGAGGAGGAGGCCCCAGCGCGGAGTTCCGAGAAAGACACACCGATCAGTCCACTGACGCCACGGCAGCAGAATGTGCTTGACCTGCTGGTCCAGGGAAAGACGAACAAGGAAATCGCGCTGGCTCTCGGATTGGGTGAGGGAACGGTAAAGATCCATATGGCGGCGATCTTCCGATATTTCGGCGTCAACAACCGTGCCGCTGCAGCTGTCGCCGGCGCGCGCCCTTATCCGGATCGCAGGCGGAAGCTGTTGAGCGGCATATAGCGTGCGTTGAATTCCAGCTCTGCTCGATTCGAGGGCACTGGTCCGGGAAAGACTATGCGTCGCTCTGGCCGTATGCCTCGGCCATTTGCCTGATATCCGCGAGTTTGGAGCTGAAGGCCGACCAATCATCCCGTTGTGCAATAGGCTCCCAAAGGGCCTCGACCTCGTCGATGAGCATCGTGCAGGGCGTCTCTCTTGCAAAATAGGCGTGGCTCGGCCTGATCTCCGGGCGAGGTTGGAACTCCTCGACAGCCGTGCGGAATGGCTGAAACGCAGCATCGGCGTAAAGCGACGAGGAGGGGCTCCGTTCTGCGCGTTCGGCGCTTGCGATGCCTCCGAACCAGTCAAAGAAGGTCTGCTCGAAGGGGGCCTTGGTACGGTGCAGGAATGCCCATAAGTGTCCCGCAAGGGAACCGTTCAGTTCGGGGGTGCGTGGCTGAAGACCCAAGCGGCGGAGGATTGCGCTTGCAAATTCTTCGTGCAGAGCAGGCTCGAAGGCTCGCAGCGATGCTTCAAGGCTGCTCTGATCCGCGATGGGAAGCAGGCACTCTGCGAGCCTGAACAGGTTCCAAAGAAGAGCGTCGGGCTGGCGTCCAAAAGCATAAAGCCCCGTCTCATCGAAATACGCGGCCGTGAAGGCAGGGTCGTAGGTCGGCAGGAAGCGCCAGGGGCCGTAATCGAAACTCTCGCCCGTGACGTTGATATTGTCGGTATTGAGCACGCCATGCACGAAGCCGGCCGCCATCCATTGCGCGCCCATGCACGCCACCCGCCGGGAGACTTCCTCGACGAAGGCGGCCGCGCGATCGGTTACGTTGTCGCGCCAGATTTCAGGCATGTAGGTCGTGATCGTGTAGTCGAGGAGCTTGCTGATATTGCCGGTCTCGCCGAGGTAGAGCAGGCGCTGAAACGTGCCGATGCGGATATGCGAATGGCTGAGACGCACCAGGACGGA
This window of the Microvirga sp. TS319 genome carries:
- the treZ gene encoding malto-oligosyltrehalose trehalohydrolase — translated: MRRVHQMPFGAENVDGGIRFAFWAPTAHEVMLVLDGEDHLIGPSGDGWYRLTSNRARSGSRYGYKIDGNLIVPDPASRFQPDDVHGLSLVVDPRSYRWSDSSWKGRPWEETVLYEVHVGTASPEGTFAGLMNKLEFLRHLGVTAVELMPIAEFPGRRNWGYDGVLPYAPDSAYGSPDDLKRLVDHAHGLGLMMFLDVVYNHFGPSGNYLHAYAESFFTDRHPTPWGAGINVDGDGSRVVREFFIHNALYWLEEYHFDGLRFDAVHAIVDESTPHFLEELATRIRQTFPEREIHLVLENEANQASWLSRGSDRRPRLYSAQWADDTHNSWHALLTGETEGYYEDYADQPLKRLGRALAEGFAYQGEPSTHRPGVVRGEPSAHLPPTAFVSFLQNHDQIGNRAFGERLAHLIAPDRIKLAQAIFLLSPHIPLLFMGEEWSASSPFQFFVDFEAEPELAKAVRDGRRGEFKHFKAFADPDTAQRIPDPTNEATFARSKIDWAEKDRPPHREALLETEHLLKLRRDEILPMIKSEFRGSRHLVSQDNVLELAWTFETGILRVWANFGERPVDVDIGHDARILWSNADTATISGIIQLAPWRGIIVKEASA
- a CDS encoding malto-oligosyltrehalose synthase is translated as MSNRDAVLRRMAELIGLSPDYTDAFGRRIETSPETRNAILEALGLHVATEKEAQDSLARLERLKGAPLPAIIPVSSDCPLRIELRAKTDQVRWTLIEEGGTIHQGKIAQGDSTLKLPGLPMGYHRLQLGEFEATLIASPDRCWQPEAIKDDKRLWGAVAQIYSLRSDHDFGVGGYSDVALLAENLGPWGASFLGLSPVHALFSTDRTKISPYSPSSRLFLEALYIDPTAVEGFVESEARRIFDSPSVQEQLSRLREALLIDYGDAWSIKRSVLDALWLHFRQSGDQAAFEVFRRDGGQALEAHATFEAISERLREQGCAWVGDWPETYRDVRAAEVERFRSEHKESIAFHVWLQWLADRQLADAAKRARAAGLAIGLYRDLAVGADGGGSEIWAAPERFASGLSIGAPPDPLGPQGQNWGLPPFNPLTLEEQGLAAFRDLVAANMRHAGAIRIDHAFQLQRLFLIPAGASASQGAYVDYPFEAMLAVLRVESHRAKCLVIAEDLGTAPEGFSDAIMASGVFSYRVLPFEREGSAFKRPSEYPRSALSVLTTHDLPTFRGWWQGLDIDLRQTLGIFDPQTAAKEHKMRDADKRNFAKALAEEDLLSTPDAPTQPPLEKAVRYLARTACALTALQIEDASGELNQPNMPGREAGHPNWRRRLSNTIRSITAPGGQLAKLSVALAEEGRSAQGPGSGLASPAPRATYRLQFHKDFTFDDAVEIVPYLAKLGISHVYSSPIQTASSGSTHGYDIVDHSTINPELGGEEGLRRLSNALTAHGLKLLLDIVPNHMGVGGDANESWLSVLEWGRLSPFASTFDIDWERPAAKGKLIVPVLGSLYGEALENGHIQLKFDAEKGSFSVWHWEHRLPICPITYPMILDLALAAFGNGAEARELLTLTEQMRAMGEAPSSERASRLMEEAERLKGRVAAISASQPAIRKAIDHAVTTINGTKDVPESFNSLHRLLEAQAYRLAYWQVASSDINYRRFFDINSLAGVRVETPDVFERTHDLVIRLVNEDRVHGLRIDHIDGLADPEGYAHTLQGKVGPGFYVVVEKILEPGEKLRPWPVAGTSGYDVLNLIDGVLVDHRSGEAFERIYREASGLSEDYDEMLKQAKLAITRTNFASELEALVSDIKGIADSSRRTRDYTVHALRQALVEIIAAFPVYRSYLKEGEPAPADVRLIENTVAAAQRSSVLPDRSVHHVIGAFLLGEAKAANPEDMYRFRRRFQQLTGPVMAKSLEDTLFYRYGRLIALNEVGGDPGHFGITPRAFHEANADRALNWPHSMVGTATHDTKRGEDARARLIALSEMPEEWERTLRLWRDLIAAYLSDVNGAPAPDANDQVILLQALLGAWPLELLDQDDNAHLSSFQERMQGYVTKALREAKRQTNWVAPNEPYEEAAHTLLRVVLDPKNAILARLRPLAQRLSMLGMLNGLSRTILKMTLPGVPDIYQGTEFWDFSLVDPDNRRPVDYASRAKALDDAAPPNALLTRWRDGHIKQHVLRRLLQERREAPALYGNGDYSLLPVEGERASHLIAFQRRHGTDRVAVIVPRLWDRLTGTDSLRFDGVLWEGTSAALPEGHWRNILTDEIVETGNKGQALSRTLSPFPFAVLKPI
- a CDS encoding LuxR C-terminal-related transcriptional regulator — its product is MIWYKIKVDKTAARCRFVHWELYFLLSFLMRASVGRGKTMGTPPRIGLIVDEDACYRMAMGAVLESQFNYSRFIEVDSLDAALDRLGECANIALALFDLSAPGVRTPSNLRTVRECFPQTRVAVVSASDNRHNILLALEAGVHGYLVKTMGAADMANALKIILDGGIYVPASLADVSSLRDEFPNDDPEQKAAEEEAPARSSEKDTPISPLTPRQQNVLDLLVQGKTNKEIALALGLGEGTVKIHMAAIFRYFGVNNRAAAAVAGARPYPDRRRKLLSGI
- a CDS encoding protein adenylyltransferase SelO, producing MPSPAYRPSISHQSLGPDFYDTVAPARFPTHRLRYRNQRWAERTGLGSLTDEAWLRHFGLFNPLPGSFQEPLALRYHGHQFRTYNPYLGDGRGFLFAQLHDTQNGKLLDLGTKGSGQTPWSRHADGRLTLKGGVREILATEMLEALGVDTSKSFSLIETGEELERGDEPSPTRSSVLVRLSHSHIRIGTFQRLLYLGETGNISKLLDYTITTYMPEIWRDNVTDRAAAFVEEVSRRVACMGAQWMAAGFVHGVLNTDNINVTGESFDYGPWRFLPTYDPAFTAAYFDETGLYAFGRQPDALLWNLFRLAECLLPIADQSSLEASLRAFEPALHEEFASAILRRLGLQPRTPELNGSLAGHLWAFLHRTKAPFEQTFFDWFGGIASAERAERSPSSSLYADAAFQPFRTAVEEFQPRPEIRPSHAYFARETPCTMLIDEVEALWEPIAQRDDWSAFSSKLADIRQMAEAYGQSDA
- the glgA gene encoding glycogen synthase GlgA, with translation MLETLHSEADAAFATTARVGLHHDHRPSVSLTRRQSILFVTSEIADYIKAGGLGEVSAALPRALRSHYDVRILIPGYRQVLSQIGAIEEIAQLPSSFGIPACGLGRGMTKDGLTVYVLLCPELYDRDGSPYVDSFGMDWSDNDIRFARLGLAAADIACGKGDPLWCADLLHLNDWPSGLAAAYLTWRGQHIPTILTIHNLAYQGIFARDRLSSLGIPDAAFHINGVEFHGKMSFLKAGIFYASHITTVSSTYAKEITQPEHGCGLDGLLRTRARQGRLDGIINGIDQSWDPSKDPNLVSRFSAENCRGKRANANNVRKSFGLALSQGPLFAVVSRLVHQKGVDLAISAAETIVSQGGQIAVIGQGEPRFETELRALAQRHPGSVGVKIGYDERDARRMYAGSDFLLMPSRFEPCGLSQMYAQRFGSLPIAHKTGGLADTIEDGVNGFLFGEPCLFRFMDAIKRGLETFRSRPRLTAMRRAAMNRPHGWDRSASKYKEVYERACRTAAYA